The window TTGGCGAAGGGAGCTTCTTTCTTGCCAAATTTTTGATTGGTACTTGGGTTTTCTGTGATGATCATAGTCCCTGCCATCTTTTGTATACCCCCTTGATTGGCTAGTTTCTCGATAAGTTGCTGAGAAGCGGAAACCTTCGTTCCTCTGTCTATTCGCTGGGTGATATTGAGAATCTCTGTTAGGTTCCTTTTCTTTGCAGACTGTTGATCCTGCAGCTTCATCAGCTTTCTCCTGTGTTGCTTTCTTGGCTTTTTCTTCCGCTCTAGCCACCAAGCACTCATTGAGCTCATGATCCAGCCGCAAGCCTTTGGTGCAATGTTTGTCTAGCCGATCGTATACTAGGGTAGCTGATACCTCATCTCCATTTGGGTATTCAACAATAGTGCTTTTTATCAGCGGTAGTAGTCCATCAATGTGGACTCTCATTCTTGCAGAAAGGGCAGAAATCTCCGCTTTTTCGTATTGCCCAATGTTCCCTCCAATGCATTTTATAGTAGGTTCTGTCCACAAGTGGACTGGTAAGCCTTGGACTTTTATCCAGAATGGTATTAGACAGGGGAATCTGGGGGAAGTTGTAGGTTCCCAACGTTGTAAAATCACCATCCATCGAGCATAGTGGTAGGGGCGTTGATCCAGGACTGCTAGCAGGTCTGATTCGAGTTCAAACTGAAATTGAAATAAGCCATTGCCTAGGTCTGAGCCAACCGGTTTGAACTCTGTTTTCCAATGCTCAGTAAAAAAGGGGATCAACGACCACACTTTCTGAGCTGTCTTGTTAGTAACTCGACCGATGAGAGTGAGTTAGTGTTTGCGGAGCAAATCTGAGTTGTCCGGTAGAGGAACCTTAACCCGAGTAGCGCGCGCTGGCTCTTGATGTTCAAAGTCAAGACCTTTTCCTTTTTCAGCTGAAGAGAGCCTGCGATGAGCCATGTCTGAGCTGAAGTTGGTTGTGGTCTGTTAATCTCGTAATAGTCAGAGGTTACCGTGTCACCGGTAAGACTTAACGATTTCTATTGCTTAAGGGAATCCCCTGAAGTCAACAGAGAATAAGATCTGACAGATTGCTTGTAATCGAGTTGGGCGTGGAGAGCTCTGGTTTCCTGAAAGCTGCTCCTATGGCGGGATTCCCCGGTAGAGAATTATACTCTTGTGCTTAGAAGGGTTGAGAACCAAACCCCATCTGTCTCCTTTGATGCGAGCCGATTCCGGTTGATTGAGTACATGAGTATAGACGGACCGTTCTCTTGCCGGTTGTTATCATCGTACGTCGGCCGGGAGGTGAGGCGGCGGTCCCTCCGACTAAGTCGGGGGAAGAACCCGGTGTGTATTTCTGCAGTGCTGCTTACGGACCGGTAGATACTTCCAGAACGGGGAACAATTCGAAAATACTGTTTAGCTCTCTCTGGGTAAAGGCAGAGAATCGGGAAAGTTTATTCTAAGAGCTGGCGGGTAATAACCTCTTTCGAAACTAGTGCCTGGGAGAGTTTTTAACAACAGCTGTCATTTGTATTTTGAAGtctttaaattttacttttaaataacaATAGATGTGAAATAATCATCTTCATGATTTAAGAGAGTAAGCGTCTGACTAAAAGGGTCGTTCGGCGAAGAGGACAAATAAGAAGCCATTGAAATATTGCCGCTTGACGTCGGTTGTGAACTGTATGCTTATGAACCCTATCACGCATGTGTAAGTCCACGCTCCTTTTACGTTTGAGTGGACCATGACCATCTTATCTATaactattttgttatttttgagACATTTTCCCTAGTTCCAAAGCAATACTTAACAATCCTTACAGCAACGAAAACAAGTTGAAACAAACCCTCTAGTGTTAATGACAGTTTCTTCTTTGATTCGAAAATGCATCAACTTTCTTAGACGTATATATCGATCGGTCCTTGTTACTGAaaattttgggaaaacattgttaTTTACGTGTAACACTCTGTAAGATTTGTTTGCAATATTTGAATTCAATTTAacattaaattcaaaaaaaaaaaaaaaaaagatttgtttgcAATAGTCATTAAAAAGggtgtaaatgttaaaaatgTGTTTGTTGAGAAGTGATTCCTTGAGTAAAACCTACAAATGACAGAATATTAACTAGTTAGTTGTTAACTAAGTCaactgagaagaagaagaagaagaacaaaaaggtaagaagaagaaaggtgatCAAGTTTCAAGTCAACAAGTCGTTAGTAAGTTAAGGTATTAACTAGTTAGTTGTTAACTAAGTTAGGAGTTGTTGTATTATGAAGTTGGTAAGAGTTGTTAGAATAGTAAAGTTTGGAGTGTAAGATTAGTCTAAAGACTAGAAGTATGGACTAGGTTTAAGTGAGCAAGGAAATATGATTAGAGTCAGTAAGGAGTCTACTATAAAGGTCAAGTGTGATCGACTATAAGATATTATGCAAGAATGAATGAAAAATAAGTTTGGTAAAACAAAGTCTTCCATaaacaaaacagagaaaaggagagaaaaacagtgagagattaagagagaaacaaaacagaaaaagagACAAAGTGAAAGAACTAACCTGCAAAAGAGACGAATCACACCAGTGTTTATTATGATGGATACATTATTTTATGACAACTGATACAGACAACACATGATAGTATGTTACATTCATTAGGTTACACCTCATAACCTTTTATTCACACACCATTTACTTATTAACTCACACGCGCGAGACCAACATGATAGCATGAAGGTTGCCATATTAACCACATGAAATGTCTTTAACAACTAAGACTTGTTCCAGGGGAGATCCCAAACTGCCTACAGAACTCCAAGTAGCGATTAACTCTGCTTTGCACCCTTGTCGGACTCCCACCGTCGCACTCCCCACCGTTAATCCTACGTGTGGTGGCTCCAAAGCCTTGGTCCACCACGGGACGAACCTTTTCGTTCCAGAACCACATGGCACACTTAAAGGCCACCTCAGGACTACGAGCCACCATATCTGGATCAGTCAATAGAGGGAGTCCAAGGAACTTTCCGGCTGCACCGTAGTTGTAGTTCCATGTGATTTGGATAGGACCACGACCGTAATAGTTCTTTCCCGGTTGACAAGGGTAGACTGAGCTAGCTTGGCAGTACCTTCCTCTTGCTATTTCTTCTTTGTAACAAAAACCTTTACAAAATATCCGgttttattttaacaaaaaagaaTTAGATGTCCAGAAGtaatttgttaaataaataaaatattcccataaacaaataaaacattctttataaaaaaaaatatcatttgtgTACCCATGAAATTTTGATACATATGAGGCTAATAGAGACAAGTACTTTTGAtgtttataaacatataatttttcgCAGTATCAGTTATGGGTATTAATTATGCTGCAGTAGACATAGACTCATGCAAGTGAAACTAGAAGGTTTAATGGTGAAACACTTACTATCAGATTCGTGTGAGAACTGAGCCAACATGGCGGCGATTTCACGCTTAGCGACGGTTCCTCGATAGGCCGGGAACGATTGAGCAGCCGTGATGAAAGCCTGACGAGTGTAGAAACCTTTTGCTGGGCAGCCGTTTTCTACTTTGCTCATGATACCAGCAAAAACTGCTGGTGTGACAACATTTGCAATTCTATCACGTGGGGCAGCGTTGAGACCTACACCACCGCTTTCGTAGCTGCAAGGCCCGCTTCTGCATCCTGTGCCACAATAATCGGCTGTGGTGCCACAGTATCCATACCTACTGCAGCACATGAAACTCGCACATCCTGTAAAATCGCAGTGTTGAGAGAACGTGGTTTTTGTTAGGATGGTTAAGGTGAAGAGAAAAAGGATGAGAGTGTTTTTTAGAATCGATATTTGGGTagccattttttttgtttcgtgAGTGGGAGAAATAGTTGTGTGTGAAGAAATGAAGGTGGTGTGTGTTTGTATTTATAGTGTAAAATTTTGtctatttaaatgatattttgtatCAAGGTTAGGCATTTCGCGATTATCAATTTGCTTTTTCTTAGTCCAAATCGATGGACCCTTTTGTACCCAGTTTTGTACCATTACATAATAAGTAGATGACCCCAAAAATTTCATGTGGGTTATGAATTCGGtcattttgtttttggaaaacaattaattatattGAAATCATTCTAAATATAACTTGATGTAGATAAGCAAGTTTGTATCAGTTCAAAAGTTTGAGGTTTCTCACTGGatcattcaatttttttttgctggtCATTAGAAGATAAAAATTGCAAGAAGATGAATTTCTACTGAACAAAATTATCTAGCTAACCAATGAATATAAAAAGTAATAGTGATCTTACTGCTTAGACtggataataaataaaaatatagtaaatacaaaaactaagttcttatgattttaaaaccGGTGTacgtaaaacaaaacaaaatcaaaacaaCTAACAAAAATTGTTTTATAGAACAAAGTAACCAAACCGAACACAATTGATAGAGCAAGTTGTCATCAACTCATGCGGGGTGTTTACAACTACAACTTATCAATTAAACCGGTTCAGTCAACCAACCCATGGTTTAGAAAGATTAGAACATGGTTTAGAAATAAATAGAACCATCAACTGAAACGACACCGTTATGCTCCTCCTTCAAGATGGATAAACGCTTCCTCGTTCCCTCTCAGACCTCCGcgagcttctccgtcgttcgtTTACTCTCAGAGCAACTGCTTCAGTGTCTACTCAGTTCTCTCCTCTTCGTGCAGCTGGTGGGAAATGGAAGAAAAGTTCTGCTGTGTGCTTGTTTGGTGGGAAGGATAAGTCCAATGGTAGTGACCGAGTCAGATGCCTTTTCTTCTGTCTATGTTCCATAGAACTTAACTTTGATGTTCTGTCTTCTGATGATGTCTGAAATGTTTTCTCAGTTTTTGGTTATCTTTGGTAAACTAACTGATTTGTTAAACTTTATGTGATTCATATGATCCAGAGAGCAcgttttattataatatatactatttgaattctttttcaacatatatatatatacaatctgATTTCTGTTTTCTTAAATGCTCTTTCTATATATAATGAGCAGAAGTGCCGGAGATAGAATCGCATGATGACGAGTGCCTGATAGAATACGGCGGCGATGTGGGTTTCAGCTTCTGTGCGCCTGAGATATTTCCGTCGTTTTGTTATACAAATTGCCGTACGCCAAAAAGACTCATCCAAAAAAATATCTACACTTGTTTTTTAAATCTTTCGTTTAGCATGTAGACAAATAAAACAACACACTTTCACTTACTAAAATTATGATCGAATAATTCATGGTTCGGTTGTTTGTTAGAACTTTCTGGTTCAGTTCGGTTAGGCAATGAAAATAATTCGTTTGCACCTACATGTCCAGTCTCTAGACCTCTCCAGCGCGAAACAGTGACCGTTCTTCAGAGACCTGCCACTTGAGTGAATGTGACCATTTGTTGACACAGTAGACTCACTGAGctaatcaaatattattaattcatgATCATTCTTATTATTTATCCTCAATGTACCTTGAAATATTACTTTTTTGTGCCACTGCTTTTCGAAAGAGTTAATACCCTTTATTAAGGGCATAAATGTAACATGGTTAATGGACTAACTAAAGCCGATTACGGTTATTACTAATACTAGGCGATTTTTTCGTATTCATgcacggatataaatatttataaaataaatatattaaaataattgattgtatttatttttaattttaaattaatttataatttaaatgcataattatattaataatattatattattttaattaaacatataattttagatatgttataTCTAGTTGATTTAGTTGTTTGTATAGTCGATTTAATTATCATTTGGGTATATTAGGTTTCATCTATTTTTCTGAATTCAAtcataataatttttctttaaaatatattaaaattatgattaaatttattatttacatttacGTTTGTTGTtcttttagatatataaatatatttgaggAAGATCatgtataacttaagatatattgtgctcagaatgaaatataaaataaactaaagtgtatGATTTCAAATTacgtaaattaatataaattttacaagaGAACTAAATTATAAcagttggttaatattttattttcatttgttaatatgttttgagtcatcctataatttacatttataaaacaaattattattctaaaattatatatttttattgtagttaAATCTAACACTTTAGATATAATTTGGATTAGTCGAGACACTCATGTTGTGAGTATTTTGAattacatatattctttcaaacTCAAActaaagtataattatttttattataattaagtaaaatcaaattaattttatttatcgtttAAATGTGCATGTACCTAGTAGCTGTGAAAGCCACTACCTAGTATATCTTAAATTACCAATCAATTGATCGATTgttatattaaagaaaaaaaagtaagttGTACAAAAATAATCTCAAAGAAAATATAGAGAACATCCGTTGTTGATTTCATTTCTCCATAACGTGTTTAAGGAATTATCTCCCTTCCCTACTCCTCTCTCGTTCAATTCGTGGAGGGTTATTGGTTCAGCATGAACACATTACttagttgaccaaaaaaaaaaaaaaaagaacacattACATTTTGCTTTAGTCGTACTAATTGTTTTAATAGTatctaaaacaaatttaaatttagcTTCGATTTAACCCTTTTACACGACAATGAACGTcttaaacaacaaaaatatcttCTAACACCAAtgtaatgtttttcttttatgtttcaaaatcgtacaaaataaaccaaatcatccttaaatatcattttaatatttgttttcaaaaactACAAATTTCATAacagaattttaatttttttttttacattacccatatcaaatatataatttcatgaaaatgacaaaaaaaatacctTTAAATGGAGATTCAAAATTGCCAAATGTAGGATGGTAATGGCGAAGGGGGAAGAATGTTAAGATAGTGGAATCCTTGTTGAATTGTTGATGGATATACCAAACTTGAAGTTCAATTCTTTAGTTTAATATAGATAATAGGTGAGATGTCAATTATATTACAAAGAAAAGAATAGATCATGAGAAGAAATAAATGGTATAAATAGTAAGATtattgctgtcaaaaaaaaaagtaagattaGTAAGGAGTAGTGAGATTAAAATGTTTTCCATTAAGGCATTTTAGTTACATGTCCATTATTTTTGCCTTTTTGGGTTATTATGGACACCCCAATcccataataaatttatttgtattaaaatcCACAAATAAATCGACTTTTCAATCCCTATAAAGAGTTTTTCATTCTCTGCTTCTTCTCTCATGCAACTCGTCGTCTCTTTGGGTCTTGAGAGTGTCTTACGTAACCCCTAAGTTACTTGAGGTTTGTAGTCAAAATCAGAAATTTTTCTTTCCCTCACTCTCCATCCTCCTTTTCTATTTTGTTCGATTGGTTTTTTTTATCTTCCTTTTGAAATCTGAGTGTAACTTTTTGGGTGGTTATGGTTTTCCCCTCCTGCATACATTTCATGACCAATAATTAcataaaaattgaaacttttgCACTATATGCTGTAAACCCTAATCTTTACTCATTACTTGCGTGGTTTGTGGTCTTGGAATCAGCTTCTTAGCTATTTACTCTTTGTGATTCTTGCTTGATATGATATGTCTGAACTTGCTTGAATTGTCTGAACATGGAGATGTCTGAAATTGAAATGATGTCTGAACTTGGAATCAGCGAGTAGTCTTTGGTCTTTTAGGCTAACCAATAACATATTGAAAGAATTACACCCCAAGACAGTTTATGAGTTTATATTAACACAATGGGCCACAAATTGCTACTAGGACACTTTCTTCTAACTTCTTTACCTTTTTCCACTTTGTCCTAACTAGTTTAGTCTAACCGTAACTTCTCTAACTAGTTTACTGGCGGGAACACCTCTCAACCGCCCATCTCTTATTATCATCCGACGGCCCAGCTTCATCCTGACACATATGACAAGACTTATATCTGTCTAATTTTTCCACCCTTAGATccacctttttcttttttttttcaatggtCCAGATTTATCTTTCCTGTGTCTCCTTCCATCATCGATAATTTAGGCCACTcttgtaatcttttttttctagAGAACAGAGGCCGTAATCTTCAGCCGTTGTTATCTCTGCAAAACTCTCTTCTCGAATCCTTAACAAAACAATCAGCGCTAATTTAGTGGTTAGTCTGATAACACGCCATTTACAAATAAAGCACGTACGTTAACATTATAATAGTTTTGCTTACTCTGTTTCAGGGTTCGCAAATGTCGTCTCACTGCATGGTCATTCCTGGCGAATGGTCCTCCGCCGACGGTCGTTGgaattttataattgacaagGATAAGATGTCTAGGATCGTCCCGGTACGTC is drawn from Brassica rapa cultivar Chiifu-401-42 chromosome A05, CAAS_Brap_v3.01, whole genome shotgun sequence and contains these coding sequences:
- the LOC103866725 gene encoding endochitinase At2g43620, with amino-acid sequence MATQISILKNTLILFLFTLTILTKTTFSQHCDFTGCASFMCCSRYGYCGTTADYCGTGCRSGPCSYESGGVGLNAAPRDRIANVVTPAVFAGIMSKVENGCPAKGFYTRQAFITAAQSFPAYRGTVAKREIAAMLAQFSHESDSFCYKEEIARGRYCQASSVYPCQPGKNYYGRGPIQITWNYNYGAAGKFLGLPLLTDPDMVARSPEVAFKCAMWFWNEKVRPVVDQGFGATTRRINGGECDGGSPTRVQSRVNRYLEFCRQFGISPGTSLSC